A genomic region of Zalophus californianus isolate mZalCal1 chromosome 11, mZalCal1.pri.v2, whole genome shotgun sequence contains the following coding sequences:
- the TMEM132A gene encoding transmembrane protein 132A isoform X2 yields the protein MCGGMAGRAAAVPRGPCGPWLCLLVALALDVVRVGCDQDPLDPVYLPAALELLDAPEHFRVQQVGRYPPANSSLGSRSETFLLLQPWPRAQPLLRASYPPFATQQVVPPRVTEPHQRPVPWDVRAVSVEGAVTPAEPHARVLFHLKGQDWPPGPGSLPCARLHATHPAGTAHRACRFQPSLGACVVELEFPSHWFSQGSTTRAELAYTLEPTAEGPGGCGPGREEDPREQALPVGGVELRPADPPQYQEVPLDEAVTLRVPDVPVRPGQLFSATLLLRHNFTASVLTLRIKVKKGLHVTAARPAQPSLWTAKVDRFKGSKHHTTLITCHRAGPSGPDSSPLEQSEFLWVDFLVENGTSGGVAVTRPVTWQLEYVGQAPEAEKDKMVWEILVSERDVRALVPLAKAEELVNTALLTGEARRVPVRLVTVDSGGALVEVTEHIGCESANTQVLQVSETCDAVFVSGKESRGARGVRVDFWWRRLRTSLRLTVWAPLLPLRIELTDTTLEQVRGWRVPGPAEGVPEPEAAAVAEEAERRARGCRLQYQRAGVRFLVPFAAHPLDGGRRLTHLLGPDWLLDVSHLVAPHARVQDPRVASLEGGRILVGREPGVTSIEVRSPLSDSILGEQALAVTDDKVSVLELRVQPVMGISLALSRGTAHPGEVTATCWAQSAFPAPKQEVALSLWLSFSDHTLAPAELYDHHDLGLSVSAEEPGAVLPAEERGAQLGVVVSGAGAEGLPLHVALHPPEPCRRGRHRVPLASGTAWLGLPPASTPAPALPSSPARSSPATEASVGGKRWGAGGVGGSGGVRAKFERAEEEAGKGAEAGEEEEEEEEEEEEMVPAPQRVTDLELGMYALLGIFCLAIFIFLVNGVVFVLRYQRKEPPDSATDPASPQPHNWVWLGTDQEELSRQLDRQSPGLPKGEGGCPCETGGGGEALTVAQAPAGGTTGSSTTLARKEAGGRRKRVEFVTFAPAPPAQLSEEPVGAPAVQSILVAGEEDIRWVCEDMGLKDPEELRSYMERIRGSS from the exons ATGTGCGGCGGGATGGCGGGGCGCGCAGCAGCGGTTCCCCGGGGGCCCTGCGGCCCCTGGCTCTGCCTCCTGGTGGCCCTGGCCCTGGACGTCGTGAGAG tGGGCTGTGACCAGGACCCCCTGGACCCCGTCTACCTGCCCGCAGCCCTGGAGCTCCTTGACGCCCCTGAGCACTTCCGTGTGCAGCAAGTGGGCCGTTATCCCCCGGCCAACTCCTCTCTGGGCTCCCGATCTGAGACCTTTCTGCTCCTGCAGCCGTGGCCCAGGGCCCAGCCACTTCTCCGGGCCTCCTACCCACCCTTTGCCACTCAGCAG GTGGTCCCGCCACGGGTCACTGAGCCCCACCAGCGGCCAGTGCCCTGGGATGTGCGGGCTGTGTCTGTGGAAGGGGCCGTAACGCCAGCGGAGCCCCATGCCCGAGTCCTCTTCCACCTCAAAGGGCAAGATTGGCCGCCAGGGCCTGGCAGCCTGCCCTGCGCCCGGCTCCATGCCACACACCCTGCAGGCACTGCTCACCGAGCCTGCCGCTTCCAG CCCTCCCTAGGTGCCTGTGTGGTGGAGCTGGAGTTTCCCTCGCACTGGTTCTCCCAGGGCTCCACCACGCGGGCCGAGCTGGCCTACACGCTGGAGCCCACAGCTGAGGGCCCTGGGGGCTGTGGCCCTGGCAGGGAGGAGGACCCCAGGGAACAGGCCCTTCCGGTGGGTGGTGTGGAGCTGCGCCCAGCGGACCCCCCGCAGTACCAGGAGGTGCCCCTGGACGAGGCTGTGACCCTGCGGGTGCCTGACGTGCCCGTGAGGCCCGGCCAGCTCTTCAGTGCCACCCTCCTGCTTCGGCACAACTTCACAGCCAGTGTCCTGACCCTGCG GATCAAGGTGAAGAAGGGGCTGCACGTGACCGCTGCCCGCCCGGCCCAGCCGAGCCTCTGGACTGCCAAGGTGGACCGCTTCAAGGGCTCCAAGCACCACACAACCCTCATCACCTGTCACCGTGCCGGGCCCTCAGGGCCAGACTCCAG CCCCCTCGAACAATCCGAGTTCCTGTGGGTGGACTTTTTGGTGGAGAATGGCACGAGTGGGGGCGTGGCAGTCACTCGCCCTGTCACATGGCAGCTGGAGTACGTGGGCCAGGCCCCCGAAGCAGAGAAGGACAAAATGGTGTGGGAGATCCTGGTGTCGGAGCGGGACGTAAGAGCCCTTGTCCCACTGGCCAAG gccgaGGAGCTGGTGAACACGGCGCTGTTGACTGGAGAGGCACGGCGTGTGCCCGTGCGCCTGGTCACCGTGGACAGCGGGGGGGCTCTGGTGGAGGTGACAGAGCATATCGGCTGTGAGTCGGCCAACACACAGGTCCTGCAG GTGTCGGAGACCTGTGATGCTGTGTTTGTGTCTGGCAAGGAGAGCCGGGGCGCCCGCGGGGTGAGGGTGGACTTCTGGTGGCGCCGGCTGAGGACCTCGCTGCGGCTGACAGTGTGGGCCCCGCTGCTGCCCCTGCGCATCGAGCTGACCGACACCACCCTGGAGCAGGTCCGAGGTTGGAGGGTCCCCGGCCCAGCTGAAGG agtGCCCGAACCCGAGGCTGCTGCGGTGGCGGAGGAGGCCGAACGGCGCGCCCGGGGCTGCCGCCTGCAGTACCAGCGGGCTGGCGTGCGCTTCCTTGTCCCCTTCGCGGCCCACCCGCTGGACGGTGGCCGCCGCCTCACCCACCTGCTTGGCCCCGACTGGCTGCTGGACGTGTCCCACCTCGTGGCGCCGCACGCACGTGTGCAGGACCCGCGCGTAGCCTCGTTGGAGGGCGGCCGCATCCTGGTGGGCCGGGAGCCTGGCGTCACCTCCATCGAG GTGCGTTCCCCACTGTCTGACTCCATTCTGGGGGAGCAGGCATTGGCCGTGACGGATGACAAGGTCTCGGTGCTGGAGCTGCGGGTGCAGCCGGTGATGGGCATCTCACTGGCCCTGAGCCGGGGCACTGCCCACCCCGGGGAGGTCACAGCCACATGCTGGGCACAGTCAGCCTTTCCCGCCCCAAAGCAG GAGgtggccctctccctctggctgtcCTTCTCTGACCACACCCTGGCCCCCGCTGAGCTCTACGACCACCATGACCTGGGACTATCTGTCTCAGCCGAGGAGCCCGGTGCCGTCTTGCCAGCCGAGGAGCGGGGCGCCCAGCTCGGGGTGGTGGTGAGTGGGGCGGGTGCCGAGGGGCTGCCCCTGCATGTGGCTCTGCACCCGCCCGAGCCCTGCCGCCGGGGGCGCCACCGTGTGCCCCTGGCCTCTGGCACCGCCTGGCTAGGGCTGCCCCCTGCTTCCACCCCGGCCCCTGCCCTCCCATCCAGCCCTGCCCGGAGCTCACCGGCCACGGAGGCCAGCGTGGGTGGTAAACGATGGGGGGCAGGTGGTGTTGGGGGCAGCGGGGGTGTGAGGGCCAAGTTTGAGCgggcagaggaggaggctgggaaaggggcagaggctggagaggaggaggaggaggaggaggaagaagaggaggagatggTCCCCGCCCCTCAGCGGGTCACCGACCTAGAGCTGGGCATGTATGCTCTGCTGGGCATCTTCTGTCTGGCCATCTTCATCTTCTTGGTCAATGGTGTGGTCTTCGTGCTGCGCTACCAGCGCAAGGAGCCTCCCGACAGTGCCACCGaccctgcctccccccagccccacaacTGGGTCTGGCTGGGCACTGACCAGGAGGAACTGAGCCGCCAGCTGGACCGGCAGTCCCCCGGCCTGCCcaagggggaggggggctgccccTGCGAGactgggggcggaggggaggcCTTGACCGTGGCCCAGGCTCCTGCTGGGGGCACCACCGGCTCCTCGACCACCCTGGCCCGGAAGGAAGCCGGGGGGCGGCGGAAGCGGGTAGAGTTTGTGACGTTTGCGCCAGCCCCCCCAGCCCAGCTGTCTGAGGAGCCCGTAGGGGCCCCCGCTGTGCAGTCCATCCTGGTGGCGGGGGAGGAGGACATCCGCTGGGTATGTGAGGACATGGGACTGAAAGACCCCGAGGAGCTGCGCAGTTACATGGAGAGGATCCGGGGCAGCTCCTGA
- the TMEM132A gene encoding transmembrane protein 132A isoform X1 — protein MCGGMAGRAAAVPRGPCGPWLCLLVALALDVVRVGCDQDPLDPVYLPAALELLDAPEHFRVQQVGRYPPANSSLGSRSETFLLLQPWPRAQPLLRASYPPFATQQVVPPRVTEPHQRPVPWDVRAVSVEGAVTPAEPHARVLFHLKGQDWPPGPGSLPCARLHATHPAGTAHRACRFQPSLGACVVELEFPSHWFSQGSTTRAELAYTLEPTAEGPGGCGPGREEDPREQALPVGGVELRPADPPQYQEVPLDEAVTLRVPDVPVRPGQLFSATLLLRHNFTASVLTLRIKVKKGLHVTAARPAQPSLWTAKVDRFKGSKHHTTLITCHRAGPSGPDSSSPLEQSEFLWVDFLVENGTSGGVAVTRPVTWQLEYVGQAPEAEKDKMVWEILVSERDVRALVPLAKAEELVNTALLTGEARRVPVRLVTVDSGGALVEVTEHIGCESANTQVLQVSETCDAVFVSGKESRGARGVRVDFWWRRLRTSLRLTVWAPLLPLRIELTDTTLEQVRGWRVPGPAEGVPEPEAAAVAEEAERRARGCRLQYQRAGVRFLVPFAAHPLDGGRRLTHLLGPDWLLDVSHLVAPHARVQDPRVASLEGGRILVGREPGVTSIEVRSPLSDSILGEQALAVTDDKVSVLELRVQPVMGISLALSRGTAHPGEVTATCWAQSAFPAPKQEVALSLWLSFSDHTLAPAELYDHHDLGLSVSAEEPGAVLPAEERGAQLGVVVSGAGAEGLPLHVALHPPEPCRRGRHRVPLASGTAWLGLPPASTPAPALPSSPARSSPATEASVGGKRWGAGGVGGSGGVRAKFERAEEEAGKGAEAGEEEEEEEEEEEEMVPAPQRVTDLELGMYALLGIFCLAIFIFLVNGVVFVLRYQRKEPPDSATDPASPQPHNWVWLGTDQEELSRQLDRQSPGLPKGEGGCPCETGGGGEALTVAQAPAGGTTGSSTTLARKEAGGRRKRVEFVTFAPAPPAQLSEEPVGAPAVQSILVAGEEDIRWVCEDMGLKDPEELRSYMERIRGSS, from the exons ATGTGCGGCGGGATGGCGGGGCGCGCAGCAGCGGTTCCCCGGGGGCCCTGCGGCCCCTGGCTCTGCCTCCTGGTGGCCCTGGCCCTGGACGTCGTGAGAG tGGGCTGTGACCAGGACCCCCTGGACCCCGTCTACCTGCCCGCAGCCCTGGAGCTCCTTGACGCCCCTGAGCACTTCCGTGTGCAGCAAGTGGGCCGTTATCCCCCGGCCAACTCCTCTCTGGGCTCCCGATCTGAGACCTTTCTGCTCCTGCAGCCGTGGCCCAGGGCCCAGCCACTTCTCCGGGCCTCCTACCCACCCTTTGCCACTCAGCAG GTGGTCCCGCCACGGGTCACTGAGCCCCACCAGCGGCCAGTGCCCTGGGATGTGCGGGCTGTGTCTGTGGAAGGGGCCGTAACGCCAGCGGAGCCCCATGCCCGAGTCCTCTTCCACCTCAAAGGGCAAGATTGGCCGCCAGGGCCTGGCAGCCTGCCCTGCGCCCGGCTCCATGCCACACACCCTGCAGGCACTGCTCACCGAGCCTGCCGCTTCCAG CCCTCCCTAGGTGCCTGTGTGGTGGAGCTGGAGTTTCCCTCGCACTGGTTCTCCCAGGGCTCCACCACGCGGGCCGAGCTGGCCTACACGCTGGAGCCCACAGCTGAGGGCCCTGGGGGCTGTGGCCCTGGCAGGGAGGAGGACCCCAGGGAACAGGCCCTTCCGGTGGGTGGTGTGGAGCTGCGCCCAGCGGACCCCCCGCAGTACCAGGAGGTGCCCCTGGACGAGGCTGTGACCCTGCGGGTGCCTGACGTGCCCGTGAGGCCCGGCCAGCTCTTCAGTGCCACCCTCCTGCTTCGGCACAACTTCACAGCCAGTGTCCTGACCCTGCG GATCAAGGTGAAGAAGGGGCTGCACGTGACCGCTGCCCGCCCGGCCCAGCCGAGCCTCTGGACTGCCAAGGTGGACCGCTTCAAGGGCTCCAAGCACCACACAACCCTCATCACCTGTCACCGTGCCGGGCCCTCAGGGCCAGACTCCAG CAGCCCCCTCGAACAATCCGAGTTCCTGTGGGTGGACTTTTTGGTGGAGAATGGCACGAGTGGGGGCGTGGCAGTCACTCGCCCTGTCACATGGCAGCTGGAGTACGTGGGCCAGGCCCCCGAAGCAGAGAAGGACAAAATGGTGTGGGAGATCCTGGTGTCGGAGCGGGACGTAAGAGCCCTTGTCCCACTGGCCAAG gccgaGGAGCTGGTGAACACGGCGCTGTTGACTGGAGAGGCACGGCGTGTGCCCGTGCGCCTGGTCACCGTGGACAGCGGGGGGGCTCTGGTGGAGGTGACAGAGCATATCGGCTGTGAGTCGGCCAACACACAGGTCCTGCAG GTGTCGGAGACCTGTGATGCTGTGTTTGTGTCTGGCAAGGAGAGCCGGGGCGCCCGCGGGGTGAGGGTGGACTTCTGGTGGCGCCGGCTGAGGACCTCGCTGCGGCTGACAGTGTGGGCCCCGCTGCTGCCCCTGCGCATCGAGCTGACCGACACCACCCTGGAGCAGGTCCGAGGTTGGAGGGTCCCCGGCCCAGCTGAAGG agtGCCCGAACCCGAGGCTGCTGCGGTGGCGGAGGAGGCCGAACGGCGCGCCCGGGGCTGCCGCCTGCAGTACCAGCGGGCTGGCGTGCGCTTCCTTGTCCCCTTCGCGGCCCACCCGCTGGACGGTGGCCGCCGCCTCACCCACCTGCTTGGCCCCGACTGGCTGCTGGACGTGTCCCACCTCGTGGCGCCGCACGCACGTGTGCAGGACCCGCGCGTAGCCTCGTTGGAGGGCGGCCGCATCCTGGTGGGCCGGGAGCCTGGCGTCACCTCCATCGAG GTGCGTTCCCCACTGTCTGACTCCATTCTGGGGGAGCAGGCATTGGCCGTGACGGATGACAAGGTCTCGGTGCTGGAGCTGCGGGTGCAGCCGGTGATGGGCATCTCACTGGCCCTGAGCCGGGGCACTGCCCACCCCGGGGAGGTCACAGCCACATGCTGGGCACAGTCAGCCTTTCCCGCCCCAAAGCAG GAGgtggccctctccctctggctgtcCTTCTCTGACCACACCCTGGCCCCCGCTGAGCTCTACGACCACCATGACCTGGGACTATCTGTCTCAGCCGAGGAGCCCGGTGCCGTCTTGCCAGCCGAGGAGCGGGGCGCCCAGCTCGGGGTGGTGGTGAGTGGGGCGGGTGCCGAGGGGCTGCCCCTGCATGTGGCTCTGCACCCGCCCGAGCCCTGCCGCCGGGGGCGCCACCGTGTGCCCCTGGCCTCTGGCACCGCCTGGCTAGGGCTGCCCCCTGCTTCCACCCCGGCCCCTGCCCTCCCATCCAGCCCTGCCCGGAGCTCACCGGCCACGGAGGCCAGCGTGGGTGGTAAACGATGGGGGGCAGGTGGTGTTGGGGGCAGCGGGGGTGTGAGGGCCAAGTTTGAGCgggcagaggaggaggctgggaaaggggcagaggctggagaggaggaggaggaggaggaggaagaagaggaggagatggTCCCCGCCCCTCAGCGGGTCACCGACCTAGAGCTGGGCATGTATGCTCTGCTGGGCATCTTCTGTCTGGCCATCTTCATCTTCTTGGTCAATGGTGTGGTCTTCGTGCTGCGCTACCAGCGCAAGGAGCCTCCCGACAGTGCCACCGaccctgcctccccccagccccacaacTGGGTCTGGCTGGGCACTGACCAGGAGGAACTGAGCCGCCAGCTGGACCGGCAGTCCCCCGGCCTGCCcaagggggaggggggctgccccTGCGAGactgggggcggaggggaggcCTTGACCGTGGCCCAGGCTCCTGCTGGGGGCACCACCGGCTCCTCGACCACCCTGGCCCGGAAGGAAGCCGGGGGGCGGCGGAAGCGGGTAGAGTTTGTGACGTTTGCGCCAGCCCCCCCAGCCCAGCTGTCTGAGGAGCCCGTAGGGGCCCCCGCTGTGCAGTCCATCCTGGTGGCGGGGGAGGAGGACATCCGCTGGGTATGTGAGGACATGGGACTGAAAGACCCCGAGGAGCTGCGCAGTTACATGGAGAGGATCCGGGGCAGCTCCTGA
- the TMEM109 gene encoding transmembrane protein 109, with the protein MAGPDSSSPWGKHVLKVILTVLVALVLLHSASSQSHADFVPPGQHKKEAPVDLLSQIGRSMRGTLDDWLGPETMHLVSETLSQVMWAISSAISVAFFALSGITAQLLNALGVDGDHLTQGLKLSPSQVQTFLLWGAGALVVYWLLSLLLGLVLALLGRILWGLKLVLFLAGFVALVRSVPDPSTRALLLLALLTLYALLSRLTGSRASGAQLEAKVRGLERQVEELRWRQRRAAKGPRSVEEE; encoded by the exons ATGGCAGGCCCGGACAGCAGTTCACCGTGGGGCAAGCATGTGCTCAAAGTCATCCTGACGGTCCTAGTGGCCCTCGTCCTCCTCCACTCAGCATCATCCCAGTCCCATGCAGACTTTGTGCCACCAGGCCAGCACAAGAAGGAGGCCCCAGTTGATCTCTTGAGCCAGATAGGTCGCTCTATGCGGGGAACACTGGACGACTGGCTTGGGCCAGAGACCATGCACCTGGTTTCCGAG ACCTTGTCCCAGGTGATGTGGGCCATCTCTTCAGCCATCTCAGTGGCCTTCTTCGCGCTGTCTGGGATCACTGCACAGCTGCTGAATGCCTTGGGAGTGGATG GAGACCACCTCACCCAGGGCCTGAAGCTCAGCCCCAGCCAGGTCCAGACGTTCCTgctgtggggagcaggggccCTAGTCGTCTATTGGCTTCTGTCTCTGCTCCTTGGCTTGGTCTTGGCCTTGCTGGGGCGGATCCTGTGGGGCCTGAAGCTTGTTCTCTTCCTGGCCGGCTTTGTGGCCCTGGTGAGGTCAGTGCCCGACCCCTCCACCCGGGCCTTGCTCCTCCTGGCCCTGCTGACCCTCTACGCCTTGCTGAGCCGGCTCACTGGCAGCCGTGCCTCGGGGGCCCAACTGGAGGCCAAGGTCCGGGGGCTGGAGCGCCAGGTGGAGGAGCTACGCTGGCGGCAGAGGCGGGCGGCCAAGGGGCCCCGGAGCGTGGAGGAGGAGTGA